ttctttttttctctaagaAAGATAATGCTAGTGCTACAAGCTGGTTCTTGCAGCTCGTGATGCTACTACTTGGGTTGTGATTTATGATTCTGTAAATTCCTGCTTTCTTAGGAAAGTATCACCTGCTACCTCTTTGTGTGTGGCCAGGGTCTATTTCCTCGGGTGGTAGGGGTTAGTTGAAGCTTAAATGAATGGaagcgtatttttttttttctggtcgaagAATGGAAGTGTTTTAAGTTATTCATAATCATTTAAAACGAGCAGGTTTCTTTGCTCTTAAGCATGGACAGATTTTGCTGCATTGATCGGCATCTCTAAAACCAGAGAACATATGCTGACTTATATTAGTCAACTGAAGCAATTACCAAAGCATAAAGACTATATTCTCGTGTTTCCAGGGGGTATAAGGTGCATGAAGAATGTCACCATTCATTCATCCGCAATCGTATCTATCAATGCTGGGGAGCAATGGTTGGGGATTGGAGCTGCTGATAATTCAATGTCCCTATTCCACCGACCACAAGAGCGAGTTGGTGGCTTATCAAGCAGTGGATCAAAAGTGGGCGGTTGGCAACTTTATAGaacaccacaaaaaaccctTGCTGTGGTATGCATCATTTGTTTGTTCTGGTATTATTTTCCTAACATGTGCTACAGGAACTTGTCACTAGTGGTAGTACCTACATCTATCATCGATTTcagaatattatttttttagtttgcTTATCGTCATGGctttgtgctctctctctctctctctctctctctctctctcgcaatgTGGATCCATGGTTTGTCGATCTTTAGTCGTGGCTTTTACTTTTGGTTTTCAGGTGAGGTGCATTGCTTCAGACCTCGAAAGGAAGAGGATCTGCAGTGGTGGTCGTAACGGCGTTCTTAGGCTATGGGATGCTACCATCAACATCTAAAGTCTGTTGATCCTGATGTGAAAGTCGTGTTCTGTTCATCAACCTGTATGCATTGTGTTGTTTGTACATcgacacgttttttttttttttttcttttcttgttttgattcGGGAAAGACAGATGATTGAAATGCTGAAACTGAGATgcagttttgttttctttcaacTTCGGttacttcttttcttcttctacgtTGTTTACTCTCGCTGTGTACAATATGGACCCATGTTTTTTACTTATAAATGGGCCAGCTTCACTTTGCCATACTGGGTTCTGAAAAGAGACGTCCAAAATGAGCTTGTTATGAAACTCGCTTTTAGCATGGAAAACtgccaaaaaaatcctaaatttattacaattatgtgaatttagtcctaatttttttttgcgataatTCAGTACCAatccttttgaatttgtgccaattcaatttatttGGCTGGTCTGTGTTGACAtggtaaaattttaatatttgtgatttgttatttctttttcattttttctctttttttttgccctctCTTCCCCCTTGTGGTTGGCTAGGGTTTTGTGGCCCTTACGCAGCTTTGCCCTTGGTACCACAGCGAGGCATGATTGCGGCGAGCCTTGTCAGGGTCGTGGAGAAGGAAAGGCATGGCCTCGCTTGAGGCAGCTTCGCCCGTGGTACCATCATAAGCCTCACTAGGGCTGCGGAGAAGGCGGGCATGGCCTCGCCTGAGGCCGTGATGACCTCGCACAAGCTGGGCGACGGCCATGAAGCCCTAGTTGGTCGTTGGCAGCTCTAGCAACTCTCATCGGCCGTAGGGGAGTTggggaaaaaattagaaagaacaaaaagaaataaataaataaaaatattattaacatttTGTCACTTCAGCGCCAGCTATGTCACAGCACACTTAACCAACAGAGTGAagttaaagaaaacaagtctagCTCAATTTCACTagtcttttctctctcttcgattCCGATGATGGTGACCCACCCTTGCCGCCCCTCTTGCTCTCTCCTCTTCCCAACTGACCAGGCTTTTGCTCTTTGCCTCGAGTTTCATTGATGCAAAAATATGTAATCTATTCTACGTTCACTTCACGTCCAGAATTGGAACAAAATACCAAACTTGATTATGACTCCCATAAGCCACTTGAAAGTGCGAATCTAGACAAGTGATAATCTAATTATACCATGTTTAATATGTTTATATGGTCTtcacaatgcaaaaaaaaaaaaaaaacaatatgagTACCAGACAAGAATACGAAATTGCATTTAATATAAGTTAATCACTAGGCGATGGTTGCATCTCTTTAATGAACAATCATTCGTAGCCGCCTAGTGATCCGTTAGCTTTCCTTTGGTGATTCATCTTATAGAAGGTCGCACCAAGGAAGAGTAATTTCGTACGTAGTTGTTCAGTCATCAGTGGTAGGTCTACGTTTAAAGACATTGTTCGTAGCCTTGTTAGCCTTGGCAACTGAGAGCACACATTGGCGGAACCACAAAAATTTTAGCCCATTTATTTGTCGCTCCATGCTTTGAAGGTCCTCCTTTACCTAAGAATCGAATTCTAACCAATTATAATCTATTAACTATGGTCATCATTAATTGATCTTCCAAGGCCACTtgaaaatctagaaattttatTGTTTTTGATAAACACGTCCCGAAATCACTAGAAtgcgaaagaaggaaaattacaATTGCCAAAGAGAAATTTACTATGCATTATTTCAAATATGGCAATTTGTTGCCAATGTTGTTGACAAACAAAGGCATACCATACTTTTGAACAAGAAATGATTCCCAACACAATTCTTAGCAACATTTAATTTTTGGGTAGCACAACCTTAAAATCGAAGGAACTCAAAAGATGTCAGAAGAATTGTGGACATGAACACATTTAACACATCACAACTCATCAAGCCATCATTGTTTGATTCATCGGGGGCACCATAGCTACCTGCGGCTGCTGCTGCATCCGCTGTTGTTTTTGAACGTTGCCCAACCATCCTGTCCAAAAGTGAAACAATCGAATTAATCCCCCAGTTCTTCAACTGGAAATACCTAAAAGTTATCAGATTAAACCTGGCTCCCGATCATACAAAGGAATATATGTATcataagttctaaaatttgtcgcCAAAGTGCAACCGAGCCCTAAAACTTATTTAATCGGTGCAATTTGGCTAACTCTGTCCAATTCGTTAGGAATCCCCCGACCAAACTTGCCGAGCAATGGTTTCACTTATGCTTAATCACTTTCACTAACGAACGCCGATTTTGCGAGCAGTATGTACTGGCACAAAGAATACCGCTTTGTTGATCCAAACACAAACCGGGAAAATTCAGATGATGAACACAATAGAGATGTCTTAATCCAATTCTTTTCAAGTTCGAATATTTATTCAACTGGTTCGTTCTCACACACCTTATTGATAAAGAATCCTTTGTCTCACTATCGTATCATAAGTTAACTCTAGGAACGAGTAATCAATTTACCAATGGAGGGGTCCCAGCCTCGGCGGTTAAGTTCTCTGTACTCTTGGCAAAGAGCACAGGGCTCGCACAGGCAGTGGACGATCCAATCCGGCGCAGGCGACTCCACCAGCCCAAACTTATTCCTGAGCTTCGACCGGTACATGCACGAGTAGATGCATGGCATCCCGATGAAGGCGCCGATCAGCCCGTACATCAGTGCACCCATCGCACAAGCTACGATCATCACAACACACGAAAGACACATATTATGAAAATGATTTCGGTCCAGAAAAGATGAGTTGCttctttctgttcttttttcacTCACAAGTCGTGCCGTTGTCAGTGATCTCTGCGACCTGGCCGAAGGTCAAGCATGGGAAGAAGAACGTTATAGCGGCTGAAACACAAGACATAGTACATATTAGATACTTAATCTTGATAATATATGTTGTCATTACCACGTAAATCAACCATGCATGTCCACAGACATTGCCCGGTTTGGATATCAGACATTGTGAAGGACTTTGTTATGTCATTTCCTTGGTAAAGTCGTATGATAATCTTACTGTTCATGGGGTCGTCCATGCAATCAAACAGCCCCGTCCTCCATCCTTCGGTGTTGACGCTGCCCATCATGTTCGGCTGCATTGGAATGCCCTGAGCCGCGCCGTTGTACCCCTGGACTCCCGGCTTGATTGGGGAAGGCGGCATCGCAGCATACTGCGCTACTCCGCCTGCCGGTGGAGGGAACTGCACAGGCTGAGCAGCCGGCTGTTGTTGATAAGCTGGCGAAGGTGGATACGGCTTAGGCGGTGGTGAGTTCGGTGGGTAAGCCTGGGGCACGCTCTGTTGAGCATATTGTGGTTGCTGCTGAGAAGGGTATTGTTGAGGTGCCCCCGTCGCCGTTGGGTAGGATGGCTGCTGCTGCGGCGGATAAGCCCCTTGGTTTGCATAGGCTGGGTTCATTTGAGGGCTTTGAGGCGGGAACTGTGCCACTGGCCGAGGGGGCAGTGCCGCGGCATAGGGCTGGTTGAATTGCGGCAGCGATGGGCCGAACTGCTGTTGTAGTTGAGGTGGTTCGAGCTGTTGCTGTTGATGCTGTTGGTGCTGAGGTGGTTGGAACTGTTGCTTCttctgttgctgttgctgcagAGGCGGTTGGAAGTgctcctgctgctgctgctggtggtTATTTGCAGCGTCGTCTTGATGGTACTGTGGATCtgggccgccgccgccaccaccgtcgTCCGATTGGAGGGGCTGATACGACGGGTCACCTTGTGGGTTCGGATTGTAGTAAGCCGGGTCGTTGCTGTTATCATCGTATGATACCTGGACATTATACTGAATTTGGACATTGTAATCTGCTTGGTCTTGCTGGTAAATATCTGAAGAGTCTGCTTGAGGGTTTCCCATATGAGCaaactcgagagagagagagagagagagtctactGCAGAATGCACAAATGCATGAGGGTGGCGAGAGAGATCTTATATAGATTTGAGAATCAATCCCACTTCCTATATAAGATTATACAAGTTGAAGTAGGCAagcttttagagagagagagagagagagagagagagagaggggcgttGACGTTGACTTTTGGAGGGAATGACACGGCTTGCCGCTTCGGGAGGTATCGAAGTCAAGTGTCTTCGCGCCCCATGTGCTCATCGTTCGAATCCGTTTACTTTGACCGAAACGACAGCGCATGAGCCCCATGTGCCACTTCCTTAACTGTCGGCCAAAAGAAAGGGCATCGAATCCAATGTGAGAACGGCGATTTCGATCGTGGCATCCACGTACGCTAAATATTGTGGAATTTCATGGAATTTTAATTAGCTTTTGGTAATGTCCAACGATGTTTCATTTGTTGGGGATTGCTCGCTTCGTGGAATTAatatcttaaaatattttcaaaatttattacccattttctttgtttctacAGAGGAAACCGAGGAGAAATTCTAaatactttcattttctcaaaagataataaaaactagattttatttcaaataagaacgtGAAGTGAttatattattttcaaataaaggtctaatCTCGCAGGCTAGCCAAATTTTTGTGTTGGTCAAGAGAATTTCGTCCTTTAATTTCTATTGAtttttcttcgtttttcttttgttttttttttttctcctttttgttgATGGCGGGGCAATGGTCGCCCTTTCTTATTCTAGTGAGGGCCGCCCTCGATGGCCACAGATAAGGCCAGCCTCGCATGGGTGAGGGTGGCCATCACCGGATCGGGTGATGGCCACTCCTACTAGCGGTTAGCGACATAGGCGAGGTTGGCCCTCGCTAGCCAtgcaaaggggaaaaaaaaaagaactgaggaaaaagaattgaaaacaaaaataaataacttaaaatttgaattatctttagaaaaaaatgcccttgattggTCGGAACATTTAGCTAGTCAGTGAgatcaagcccttatttgaaactgcaATGCcatttgaagtttttatttgaaataaaatatattttgagcccttttttattaaatgatgatgctccaaaaaagaaaagtctttatttgaaaatttcccctcTATATATAAATCTGTGAGTGCAATGTGAATCATGATGATTGCAATAGCATTTAGCGTTACAAGGCGGATCGAGCGTCGGTTGATGACATTGATACTTTGTTAATTGATCAAATAAAGATGTCGCTGTCTCCCCGGAGGGAGAGGGACGGATGCTCATGAACCCCTAGAAAATCAAAACATGAGAGAGAACTTTTGGTGATGGAACACTTGATCGAGTTGCTTGCATTCCTTTAGTCTAAAAACAGACTGTCCACGCCCCTAGATTCTCATTAGATGGGCCAGCATGTGTGAATTCCCACTTAATTATGCCGATAAATAATCAAGTGAAGGAAGATATGCTGTTTCCATTCCACAAGAGGATTGATATAAGTTTTCGTCCGAACTTTGGGATATAAAATTTGAGGGTATTTCttgagaagaaggaaagaaaaatatttctctcaaCTTAGAGGCGTGACGGTGGGGAAAAAATAAGACCCCATGTCAACCTCGGTTAGCTACTGCAAAGTAGGCTCGTATAGTAGCGACCCGCGTCGTGGATTGAGTTATTTGAGTTTCGACTCTTGCTGGATCAACTTGTGCTTCGTACATCGTCTTATTACCGACTTGTCAGCTTGGTACCCTTGATTATAAGGCATTATGCACTAAGTTTGAACTGCGTGTTCCTGAAAATGCAACCTTCGTTTTGTTCTAAAACTCGACGGGATCTTGGTCCTACCAGCTTCTGGAATTTCGGATAGAAAAGAGGACGAAACTAAACTCAATTCGTTCAAATGATCGCTACGgctgattgaaaaaaaatcctTGTAGGAACAAAAGAGAGATTCCACAGTGCTTGTTCATTGATGCATTGTAAACATGTCATGTCTATACATTGCTAATTTACAAGTCCTTGACGCTTCATtatccttttcttcttgttgagGGACTTGCATCACCAGAAAAGGTAAGAAGTAGAGCCCTAGTCAACGATCTATTCCAGGGTCATCAGATGAGCTCAAGCTAGCCTACACATATTCCTCCCCCCAATTAAGAGCCAAAGGCATCAATTTGAGGGACACTAATTAGTGAATACTGCACGAAGTAGATGTTTCTGGGAAGAAAGTATTTGATCAGTGTGTTGCATGTATTAACCAGAATCTAAATCGAATGATTTAATGGGTCACACGTGAGATTTATATGAAATTcgacgggaaaattatcaaaagagtcataaacttattgtaattgtgtcaatttagtcctaaactttttttttgccaattaagtcctaaaacccattataattgtgtcaattcagtccatttgaccgaCTAGAGCTAACGTagataattcttaataatatttaatattctttGAATTAGTTAgttatttttagtaatttttctatctttgtatatatatatttggttaGGATTGGCAGGAGGTTGCCGGCCAAACGCCACGACCCTCGATGCGGCTAGCGAGTACCGCTAATATCATGACCTTCCCAAGAGCTGAACTACCTTTgagggctaatggattactaagccaAAAAGTCTCAGCTCGGTCTCTTCCAAACCCATACAAATTCGTAACTTTCAGATTAATTAACATGCAAAAGTCGATTCAATTAGGAAATAATCGATTTTTGGTGGGTCAATTAGATATCCAAGTAAAATATGAAAGAACGCTTTATTTTTATGAACcaaagattaaatggattcggggattTGTTTACATTAGCTGTTcaactaatgccctttcggcATCTAAACTTAGAtcttttatttcctaaaatgtCCAAGCAGTCTTTTTACCATTTATGACTCCTAAAATTCTCGTCCACTAAGTGTCCATGCAATGTTACTAACCatactaaaaatgaaaagaagaatcaatttattaaaaatgcttaaaatcgAAATCTAAAATGCACAAACAGCGACCTAGAATTTGTATCTAAGAACAACCAGAACCTTATTGTAAAGCCCTAAGAGCTTATTCAATTTTGAATCCAATTTTATCCAAGGGTTTTCACATGTTTTTTGTGCTACCTAGACTGTTTATTAAAATTTCTAAACTATAGAGTTCTAATCCAGAAAATCTAAAACTAATTCTATATTCGAATTAACACTAAAAATTTAGCAATTTTTATTCCTGCAAAATGATCCAGATCGGGCCAGGAGACCCGACCCACTCCAAAAAGGCCTGACCCAGGCCGTAAAGCTCCAGGTTTGTAGCCTAagcccaaacccaaaaaaaagaaaataaaaatcttttcttttttttttatgaattttctatttactatttttttttttttcctatttccctgGTCTTTCTTCCCCGAGTGCTTCTTCTTCACGAGCTTTGGCTGTAGCCTAACCGTACCGATCGCCTGCCACCATCCTCAGCCGTTGTTGCCCGCCACCGGCGCCTACATCCGCCACCAATCTTACCTTCCAAAACTTAATTTCCAGCAACCATTTTTTACCACTAAATAAGGTTTTTCCATCGATCAGCAACTAATCTCAACACTTGGATTTCTGTAGCAATCATGTCAATCAATTATAAGCTAAGCAAAGGTTATAGAAATCCGACTCGGTTATTAGCATCTCGCAGATCAAGGAAACGGCAACTCGGCTCATACGCTCATCCGTGACTGGCGCGCCGAAACATTACACATAAACGAAGACCAAACGCAATGGCAGCCGTTCTCATACTCCATCCAATAATCGCGCATCAAAACCGAATCCAAACATCCCATCAGACATAAACAGGCTTCACATTTCTCTCAGGAAAATCATCGAACAGTTGATGCCCAGCTGAAGCTACATGCTTCGGATTCGCGCCTAATGCGATTATCAGCCTCGAAATCGTCACGTACTCTTCAACAATAAGTCTCGATTCCACACGATTAAGCCGCGAACATATCAACTTTTAACTCAGTGTCCAATTCGGCAAAAGCAGAATAAAAACAGAGCTTCCGGGAAAGCTCACCTGCCCGAGAAACGGAAAGGGGGCGATCGGCGAACGAGCGGCGGGGCGGAAATGGGGATGCTGGAAATCCTTCGACCTCAGAACATCTCTCCGTCTCGTCTCTCGAATCTTCCCTCTGTTTCTCTGCAGGCGGCAAATTTTCGAAACCTCAAACTCCCCCCCCCACTTGCGCGTTTCTTGTCTCATCTCCTCTAACCGATTCTGTTACGGGTTCGATAACGGTCGGCCTTCCTGAAGCGATCGTGTCTAACAATTCCATAAGTGAAGTTATGGTATAATTAGTCTCGTATTTATCTATAATTATTCTTTCGGGAGCAGTATGGGCCAACGAGCATGAACTAAGTAACTGTGGGCCCATGAGCTCTCGGGTTGATTGTAATatatttacgattttttttttttcgtaattctCCTTATGAAATTATCTACCCTTATTGGGCGAATTATCGACGTTATTCTCGATAAAGTAACCCAACCTACAGCTTgccaataaaataaataaataaatgattggTAACTAAATCCAACCGAGAACTAGTTGTACAATACTTAATCAAGGCAAATTtgataaatcaaataaaattccGTAGTTTCACACTAGAGACAGTAAATTTACTAGGTAATTCGGAGGGTGACTTAACGTTGGTAAAAGATGAGAAAAGCTGGTGACTAAATTAGCGTAACACATCAGCTCTTCTCCTATTAAATTATCATCCAATATTGGGTTATCGACTCTGATTTGAATTACTCACCGAAACTTTGTTAAACAACTCACTTCGGAAGGGTGGACAATTTTCTAGAGCAAGAGCTGCTTTTGCGACACTGATTGTGAAAGAGGGGAAATCGACCACATTAAAATTACCTTCTG
The genomic region above belongs to Rhodamnia argentea isolate NSW1041297 chromosome 6, ASM2092103v1, whole genome shotgun sequence and contains:
- the LOC115741233 gene encoding protein PLANT CADMIUM RESISTANCE 6-like — protein: MGNPQADSSDIYQQDQADYNVQIQYNVQVSYDDNSNDPAYYNPNPQGDPSYQPLQSDDGGGGGGPDPQYHQDDAANNHQQQQQEHFQPPLQQQQQKKQQFQPPQHQQHQQQQLEPPQLQQQFGPSLPQFNQPYAAALPPRPVAQFPPQSPQMNPAYANQGAYPPQQQPSYPTATGAPQQYPSQQQPQYAQQSVPQAYPPNSPPPKPYPPSPAYQQQPAAQPVQFPPPAGGVAQYAAMPPSPIKPGVQGYNGAAQGIPMQPNMMGSVNTEGWRTGLFDCMDDPMNTAITFFFPCLTFGQVAEITDNGTTSCAMGALMYGLIGAFIGMPCIYSCMYRSKLRNKFGLVESPAPDWIVHCLCEPCALCQEYRELNRRGWDPSIGWLGNVQKQQRMQQQPQVAMVPPMNQTMMA